Proteins encoded in a region of the Sander lucioperca isolate FBNREF2018 chromosome 4, SLUC_FBN_1.2, whole genome shotgun sequence genome:
- the LOC116049897 gene encoding mitoferrin-2-like isoform X1, translating to MEADGFVSRRTSVETPGVESRVTGAAAGAGFRWMGGRLLDTTGGFVGSLSPRMAGEQGFAPVLHRATPETSTSIEPEIDYEGLPQEAATTTHMLAGAVAGIMEHCLMYPIDCVKTRMQSLHPEPGARYRNVMDALRQIVRTEGVWRPIRGVNVLAVGAGPAHALYFACYEKIKFSLSDAIHPGVNSHFANGVAGCMATVLHDAAMNPAEVVKQRMQMFNSPYRGVLDCVGSLWRHDGPAAFYRSYTTQLTMNVPFQALHFITYEYLQELLNPHRQYNPSSHVVSGALAGALAAAATTPLDVCKTLLNTQEAQAIHVIQAEAATASGAVGAAAASGSRHISGLCEAFRTVYRTGGMPAFFKGVQARIIYQMPSTAISWSVYEFFKYIITKRQHERRLRGDRDGDK from the exons ATGGAAGCGGACGGTTTCGTGTCCCGCCGAACGTCCGTGGAAACACCGGGCGTCGAAAGCCGGGTTACTGGCGCTGCAGCCGGTGCAGGGTTTCGATGGATGGGCGGAAGGCTCCTGGACACCACGGGAGGATTTGTTGGGTCTCTTTCACCGAGAATGGCCGGGGAACAGGGCTTTGCTCCGGTGTTGCATCGAGCAACTCCCGAAACCTCGACCTCCATCGAGCCAGAAATAGACTACGAAGGGCTACCACAGGAAGCAGCCACCACCACACACATGTTGGCTGGAGCCGTGGCTGGAATCATGGAGCACTGCCTTATGTACCCCATCGACTGTGTTAAG ACTCgcatgcagagcctgcaccCCGAGCCAGGGGCGCGCTACAGGAACGTGATGGACGCCCTTCGGCAGATTGTGCGGACGGAGGGTGTGTGGCGGCCAATCAGAGGTGTGAATGTGCTGGCGGTGGGGGCGGGGCCTGCCCATGCTCTCTACTTTGCCTGCTACGAGAAGATCAAGTTCTCGCTGAGTGACGCCATTCACCCCGGAGTCAACAGCCACTTTGCAAATG GAGTGGCGGGCTGCATGGCCACAGTGCTGCACGACGCCGCCATGAACCCAGCCGaag TTGTGAAACAGCGAATGCAGATGTTCAACTCTCCTTACCGTGGCGTGCTGGACTGCGTGGGGTCTTTGTGGCGGCACGACGGCCCGGCCGCTTTCTACCGCAGCTACACCACCCAGCTGACCATGAACGTGCCCTTCCAGGCGCTCCACTTCATCACCTACGAGTACCTCCAGGAGCTCCTCAACCCCCACAGACAGTACAACCCTTCCTCCCACGTTGTGTCGGGCGCGCTGGCCGGAGCCCTGGCCGCCGCGGCCACCACGCCCCTCGACGTCTGCAAGACCCTCCTCAACACGCAGGAGGCTCAGGCCATCCACGTGATCCAGGCCGAGGCCGCAACGGCATCCGGGGCGGTTGGGGCGGCCGCTGCCTCCGGCAGCCGCCACATCTCTGGCCTCTGCGAGGCCTTTCGGACGGTGTACAGAACGGGAGGCATGCCTGCCTTCTTCAAAGGCGTCCAGGCCCGCATCATCTACCAGATGCCCTCCACGGCCATCAGCTGGTCCGTCTACGAGTTCTTCAAATACATCATCACTAAGCGCCAGCACGAGAGACGGCTGCGCGGGGATCGTGACGGCGACAAATAA
- the LOC116049897 gene encoding mitoferrin-2-like isoform X2 yields the protein MQSLHPEPGARYRNVMDALRQIVRTEGVWRPIRGVNVLAVGAGPAHALYFACYEKIKFSLSDAIHPGVNSHFANGVAGCMATVLHDAAMNPAEVVKQRMQMFNSPYRGVLDCVGSLWRHDGPAAFYRSYTTQLTMNVPFQALHFITYEYLQELLNPHRQYNPSSHVVSGALAGALAAAATTPLDVCKTLLNTQEAQAIHVIQAEAATASGAVGAAAASGSRHISGLCEAFRTVYRTGGMPAFFKGVQARIIYQMPSTAISWSVYEFFKYIITKRQHERRLRGDRDGDK from the exons atgcagagcctgcaccCCGAGCCAGGGGCGCGCTACAGGAACGTGATGGACGCCCTTCGGCAGATTGTGCGGACGGAGGGTGTGTGGCGGCCAATCAGAGGTGTGAATGTGCTGGCGGTGGGGGCGGGGCCTGCCCATGCTCTCTACTTTGCCTGCTACGAGAAGATCAAGTTCTCGCTGAGTGACGCCATTCACCCCGGAGTCAACAGCCACTTTGCAAATG GAGTGGCGGGCTGCATGGCCACAGTGCTGCACGACGCCGCCATGAACCCAGCCGaag TTGTGAAACAGCGAATGCAGATGTTCAACTCTCCTTACCGTGGCGTGCTGGACTGCGTGGGGTCTTTGTGGCGGCACGACGGCCCGGCCGCTTTCTACCGCAGCTACACCACCCAGCTGACCATGAACGTGCCCTTCCAGGCGCTCCACTTCATCACCTACGAGTACCTCCAGGAGCTCCTCAACCCCCACAGACAGTACAACCCTTCCTCCCACGTTGTGTCGGGCGCGCTGGCCGGAGCCCTGGCCGCCGCGGCCACCACGCCCCTCGACGTCTGCAAGACCCTCCTCAACACGCAGGAGGCTCAGGCCATCCACGTGATCCAGGCCGAGGCCGCAACGGCATCCGGGGCGGTTGGGGCGGCCGCTGCCTCCGGCAGCCGCCACATCTCTGGCCTCTGCGAGGCCTTTCGGACGGTGTACAGAACGGGAGGCATGCCTGCCTTCTTCAAAGGCGTCCAGGCCCGCATCATCTACCAGATGCCCTCCACGGCCATCAGCTGGTCCGTCTACGAGTTCTTCAAATACATCATCACTAAGCGCCAGCACGAGAGACGGCTGCGCGGGGATCGTGACGGCGACAAATAA